Within Candidatus Sulfotelmatobacter sp., the genomic segment TCTCCCAGCGATAGACCCAGCGCTGATTGGCCTCGGCGCGATGCGTGGCGATCTGCGCGCCGGTGGCGTCCAGCTCGCGGATCTCCATGCGCGAGCGCTGGAGCTGCAGCACCGGGTCCTTGAAGCGTGTGTCCCACATCTGCAGGCGATGGTCGCTGCCGGGAATCGTGATCTCGCGCTCGAGCACCGGCTCGCCGTCGGGTTCGCTCCAGTACCGGGGCGCGGGAAAGCTCATGAACACCACCGCCGCGCCGCCCGGAGCCAGGTGCCGGCGCATGCAGGCCAGCGCGCGGAGCTGGTCGTCGACCGTCTCACAGTGGGCGAAGGCGTTGAAGGCACAGATGACGCGCGCGTAGCGGCGCGGCATGGTGAAGTCGCGCATGTCGGCGAGCTCGAGGCGCGGATGGAAGCCGCGCGCCGCCGCGCGCTCGCGCGCACGCGCCAGCATCGGCGCCGAGGCGTCGAGGCCGTCGGCGTCGATGCCGGCGTCCAGCAGCCGCAGCAGCACGCGCCCGGTGCCGCAGCCGACGTCGAGCAGCGCGCCCGGCCCGCGACCAGCCGCCTCGCCCTCGCGCGCCACGCGCAGCCAGAACGCCTGATCGAAGTCGAGGTCGTCGAGCATCCGGTCGTAGAGCTCGGGCTGATCGTAGGGAGAATCGACGCGCTCTTCGCTCACGATCAGTCCACCCATGCGTGCCACAGGAGGGAGTCGCCTTCGCGAATCGGTCGATCGGGCGGCGGCCCGGACTCGCCGATCCGGGGCATCGGCAGCGCCTCCCAGCGCGTGAACCCGGCGGCGCGCAGCAGCAGCTCCATCTCGGGCTTGTAGACGTAGCGCAGATCGAAGCGCAGCTCGCGCGCTCCGACCACCTCGCCCGACGGCGCGACGAACTCGACCCGCCGCTCGACGTGCTGTCGCTGTTCGACGGGATCGAGCGTCACCGCGTCGATCACCCGAAGAGTTCCCGGGGCGAGCCGATTCGGGATCTCCTTCACCAGGTGAGACGTGCCGTCGAAACCGGCCATCAGCTTCGGGTCGGGATGGAAGGCGCTGAGGTGCAGCCGCCCGCCGGGGAGCAGATGCTCGCGGCAGCGGGTGAGCGTCGCGATCTGGTCATTCTGGGTGAGGTTGTGCAGAAAGGCGCTGAACGGAATGGTGACCAGCGCAAAACGGCGATCGAGCGCGAAGTCGCGCATGTCGGCGCGATGAAGCCGCGCCGCGAGGCGGCGCTCAGCGAGCCGCCGCCGCAGCGCCGCCAGCATATCGTCGCTCAGATCGAGCCCCTCGGCGTCGACGCCGGCTTCGAGCATCGGGATCAGCACGCGGCCGTCTCCGCAGGCGATCTCCAGCACCGGCCCGCCCGCCGACTTCGCATCGCCGACGTGGATCGGGACGTCGGCGACCATGTCGGCGTAAATCGCATCGTAGAGCTCGGGATCGGCGTAGTAGGGGGCGGTGGCGTTCATGAATGCCTCACGCGCCCCGGCGTCCACGCCACAGCCAGTAGACCGGGAAGCCGGTCAAGGCGATCAGCACGCCGGCCATGGCGCGCGGAATCGGCGTGTGCGGGATCGAGCCGCTGTTGGTGAAGTCGCTCCAGATGATGATCGCGGTCACCAGCAGGAACATCAGTGGCGTGAGCGGATAGAGCGGCGTGCGATACGAGGCCGGCTCCTGTTCTCCGCGCGCCACCTTGCGGCGCTGGACGAAGATGGTCGCGGTGGTCACCGCGTAGAACGCCCACGAGGTGGTGACGAACCAGCCCGACACGTCGTCGAAGCCGCTCGCGGCCTTGAGCCACAGGCACGACAGCACCGCCTGGATCCAGAGCGCGGTGGACGGCGTCTCGCGGCGCCGATCCAGCGCGGCCAGCGGCTT encodes:
- a CDS encoding class I SAM-dependent methyltransferase; this encodes MNATAPYYADPELYDAIYADMVADVPIHVGDAKSAGGPVLEIACGDGRVLIPMLEAGVDAEGLDLSDDMLAALRRRLAERRLAARLHRADMRDFALDRRFALVTIPFSAFLHNLTQNDQIATLTRCREHLLPGGRLHLSAFHPDPKLMAGFDGTSHLVKEIPNRLAPGTLRVIDAVTLDPVEQRQHVERRVEFVAPSGEVVGARELRFDLRYVYKPEMELLLRAAGFTRWEALPMPRIGESGPPPDRPIREGDSLLWHAWVD
- a CDS encoding methyltransferase domain-containing protein — translated: MSEERVDSPYDQPELYDRMLDDLDFDQAFWLRVAREGEAAGRGPGALLDVGCGTGRVLLRLLDAGIDADGLDASAPMLARARERAAARGFHPRLELADMRDFTMPRRYARVICAFNAFAHCETVDDQLRALACMRRHLAPGGAAVVFMSFPAPRYWSEPDGEPVLEREITIPGSDHRLQMWDTRFKDPVLQLQRSRMEIRELDATGAQIATHRAEANQRWVYRWEMELLLRTAGFPRWEIQGGFEGGPLERPDQPMIAWGYAE